The DNA window TTTTGAGTGGTCCATTCTAAATTTGATGGATCCGAACATCCTGATCCTCAATTAATCACTTTCTTACTAATGATTAATCGACAAATCTTTAATCATGTTTTAATTAGTACTccattcaaaaaaatatttaggtCATTACATGTTTAGCCGTTGATTTATCTTCTTGCCATTACAAGTAAAACTGCAGAGAATCTAGCTTGTACAAATATCGCCATTTACAAGTCATGCTGCAAGAAGTCCCACCGCTCGCATATCTTGCTGTAAGGGTGTTTTTCCATTGGTAAGTCTGGCCACTCCTATAATATCTCGTAGTTCACATGTTTCTGTCAtggcccagcccacttgtgatattgtccgctttggcccaaaggcctcacggctttaaaacgcgtcacaaagggttgctacacgctcatttaaatgcccagcATCTCTCCCGTTGTTTAGCGATGTGGGATTTCGTCTAAGGGCCCTCTCACCCCCCCCTTTCGGGACTCAGTGTCTTCGCTGAGGTTTTCCCCACTCAGTGTCTTCGCTGAGGTTTTCCCCACCATCCCAAACTCACGCAAAGTccctctgataccaaatgtcacggcccagcccacttgtgatattgtccacTTTGGCCCAAGGGCCacacggctttaaaacgcgtcacaaggggttgctacacgctcatttaaaGCCGTGAAGCCCttgggccaaagcggacaatatcacaagtgggctgggccgtgacatttggtatcagagcgatttCGCGTGAGTTTGGGATGATGGGGCAAACCTCAGCGAGGACGCTGAGTCCCGAAAGGGGGGTGAGAGGGCCCTTAGGCGAAATCCCACATCGCTAAACAACGGGAGAGATgctgggcatttaaatgagcgtgtagcaaccTCTTGTGACGcagttttaaagccgtgaggcccttgggccaaagcggacaatatcacaagtgggctggacCGTGACAGTTTCACTGATTTAATATCTTATCGCATGGAGTCTCGTCGTTCATATGTCAAGCTAATCACAAATCCAGCCGCAACCTGGAAAATTCTTGCTCTTCATATCCCTTCATcattattggaagtttcgtcctcaaAACTTGAGTTTGCTATATCTctagagaaaaaaaaaacgtaAGGAATATGGCTATAACTCTAGAAAAAAAATGAGGGAAAACAATGtatgaaacaaatgaaatcagctTCTATTGATAGACTGCTTCTGGACTAGTTCAAATTATCCATGGTCAATCTTAAATGTGCCCATGTGTTATAATCTCATTTGTCGAGTTAGTTTTCTCGTGACAAAGTAATCTGAAGTAGATTTTGAGTGGTCCATTCTAAATTTGATGGATCCGAACATCCTCATCCTCAATTAATCACTTTCTTACTAATGATTAattgaaaaatctttaatcatgtTTTAATTAGTACTCCATTCAAAAAAGATTTAGGTAATTACATGTTTAGCCGTTGATTTATCTTCTTGCCATTACAAGTAAAACTGCAGAAAATCTAGCTTGTACAAGTCTCGCCGTTTGTAAGTCATGCTGCAAGAAGTCCCATCGCTCGCATATCTCGCTGTAAGGGTGTTTTGACATTAGTAAGTCTCGCCACTCCTATAATATCTCGTAGTTCACATATTTCATTGATTTAATATCTCGCCGCATGGAGTCTCATCATTCCATATGTCAAGCTAATCACAAATCGAGCCGCAACCTGGAAAATTCTTGCTCTTCATATCCCTCCATcattattggaagtttcgtcgTCAAAACTTGAGTTGACTTGAACATATACGATAAATTGATAGGTTTAGAAATCGATTCAATGCTGAATGATTTATGGTTCAAGGTATTAAAAATTCAAACTTGAATCCTATGTAACACGAATATGATAGATTTCGAAACAAAAGTCACGAGGTGCAAAAAAATGGATGAAGATGTTCTTATTACAAAAGACGAATGAGAGTCAATCTAATTGGTGACATTTCCGTCTCCTAACTCCTTGTTGGCCTCCTCTTCTTGTGCATTCAGCAGTTTTTGTATATGATCGAGTGAATTTTATTGATTGACGACTTCTGGATCCAAGTTTTGGTTGTTTAGCTCAAGTTGGTGTACATAGTTTCCCATTTTGGGCTATATGCATAGAATTCTTGTTGGAGTTGGTCATAAAACTCTTTTCCAATGTTATAGTGGTTACACCAAGCTTAAGCGGTGGTCAACATTTGATGACCATATTTTTTAGCCTCCTGAAGTTGTTTCTTGAAGTCCTTGAGTTGTTTCTCCGGAAATTTCTCGTCGAAAGAAAGTTTTGTTACATCTATTAGAGTgtaaattttatcaaacatAAATATTGCTCGCTTCGCGGTTTTGGAAGCGAaactattaattaaatttgaaaaaaaaaatttctcaacCATTATTTTCTTGATTGATAAAATAAGTCATTTAGTCTTTCTTACAACATAGTTGATAGTAAATTAGTTTAGAACAACTTCAACCTGAAAAAACTCATTTCGATAGATGCCACCTTTGATGGATCACAAAAATTATGCAGCTAAGTATCAGAAAATACCTGAAACTGATAGATAGACAGAAATCGTGTGATAGTGAGCTTGATCACCATAGAATAGTGGAGAATTTGTATTTTGGCGGGAACTCACGAGATAGGTATTTCATATTGATTTTCTATTCTTGTTAAATGTTTATGAGTGTGATTAAAAAGATAATAAACGGTGAGACTTCAAGTTTTCATCATGAGTCATTTCCCATTAATCACTATTTATGATATGAGCTAATGAgttaactatattatattaatagttttttttaaaaaaatttgttcctCACAAAATTTGGGAACTGAGAAGCTTGCCTCTAATTTTATACTACATGTCCCGACCTAAACTATCGAACTAACGTAATAGTTTGTAAAGCACGCTAGCTAGATAAATCGGACTGGGCAAACTCTATATAACAGACTTGCCCGAGAAGTGTTGGTTGAAAAATCGAACTTCTGATTATTGGTCAAACGCTCACCTACTCCACCAACACAAATGATCGGAGAATCAATCAATCACCTTTTCATTTCCCATAACTTCAATCTATCCTTGTATAATTGTTTGATACTAGGCATTATTTGTTTTAGAAAGTagaaatatatgtttttttctcTTGTTAAATCACTTTATAATTTATAATGAGTAGGTCATATCTAATAATGCCACAACTTTATAATGGTATAAAAATATCGCATCATATATCAAGTTTTATTGAGAAGTACAATAACAGAGATTCAAATGGTTTTGGTGGGAAAAGAAGCCATTTTATTAATTCCACAAATCCCTTCAGCCTTCCCATTGTTCCTCTTCATTCTTATAAATCCCTTTTCTCCCCATTTAGGACCCCATGAATTCTTCACAATGATGTAATCCAATCCCTTACTCGATCCATATCCTACCGCTGCCACTCCGTGATCTAGCTCATTTCCGCAGTGCCCATCAAACACACCCTACAAACAAACATCATTTGATATCTCACCATTTAGATGTTCCAAAAACGATCAAAGAACTTACCCCGCTGTAGAATTGAAAATCTCTACCAGAAGCTTCGATGGCCACACTTACTGGCTGGTTTGCCAGTGCTTTCAATAGACTTTGTCCGTCGTTTGCAGGTACGTCTTGGTACCCGCTAATAGTCACCAACTCCGATTCATCCTAGAAAAATTTATAACATGATCATCgccattaaaaaatataacatgGTACTCTTTTAACAGTATTTTTACCCTGTTTTCTTCACAAGTTCCTTCCTCCATCAAGTAGGGATACTCTTCCTCGTGATGAAGCCCGCCATTTGAAACGATGAACTGAAATGCATAATCCATAAGACCCCCATTGCATCCATTGTTATGGGTTGTGTCACAATCGATGAGCTCTTGCTCGGATAATTCAGTTAAATTCCCCGTCACAATTTGGTTTATTCCCTCCACTGCTGCCACTGTTGAAAATGCCCAGCAACTCCCTGCACGAATTTTAATCAATGTCAGCAACCACAATCTAAAATGACCCTTTTAAGTCAATCGTGATACTTACCACATGAACCTTGATTCTTGATCCTAGTGACGGCACCTTTCTTTCTCCAATCCACAGACTTGGGCAAAGTGTTGAAATCTTTGTACATAAATTCCTGAGGGgaatcatttttcttgtggaACATTGAATCAACCTTGAACCCCAAGTACCCCTTCTTGAATTCGTCGGGGCTCATGTCAGCAAACTCATTCAAACCAAGCCAATAGTTACTAGTGGCTTTATTCCTCTCATCTATGTGCTTCAGATTATCCTTAAAAATCTCAAATCTATGCAATTTATCTTCAATGCTCTTGTACTTTTTGCCATGTTTGTCCATCCATGATTCGAATAGATTTATGAGTTTGTCAATACAAGAAAGATCGTCAGGCGAATAGCCTACAATTGAGAAATCGTTTCCCGATGCTGTGATCAGAGTAGAGAGGAAGATGAAGATTGCCAGAAAAAGTAGCTTGGATATCAAAGATAGGGCCATTTAATTAGAATAGATATAGATGGATGAAGATTATGTGTTTGGGGTGTTTTAAATACAGAAGCAGGTTCTGTTGCTTTGAAGTGAAGTTTTAATTTGGAGTAGAAAATATTGTAAACTGAGACGTGAAGCTTGGTTTTGTCGGCGACCTTTGCATCTAAGCATACATCATTGAAATTATCTGTATGTCCGGATGAATATTGATTAAGATGTCTAATAATAATTGTTGTATCTTCTACAACATGTTAATTAATGAGGTCATTATGATCTTGGGGCACCAACTCGATCCGCTGAAACTCGCGCGACCTTCAACGTAAGGCCAAGCATGGGCACCAACCTCCTATAACGGTGATGAAAGCATTCGTTTCCTACCTTTAAACCTTGATAAAACTGTACGTATTGCTAGCATACAactattaattttattaatcataCTCAATAACGACTTGATGGAGCTTAAATCTTGACGCATGTTTGTTGGAGCACAAAAGcaactatttttttaataaaaaaaatgattttcacTCTGAATcgagaaaataaagtttttttttttttttggattaatAAGTTTGTGTATTTTGCttgttgtttatttttataatttttgttatCATTATCCTtactatttatattattatgtgatttttcattttgttgatttattagttttctattattattattattattattactactaTTTATATCTATACTATTAATATAGCAAgataaacaaataataattaCCTTTTGGTgaaacatttttcaaaattccAAAATTGTCTTTTTATGCATTTATTCAGTGTAATAGTCTGCTTGAATTTTCacattttataattataaaaaataatcttATTATATCTcatgttatatttaatttaatttgtagAATATTATAACTAAATCAATAATTATGagaacaaaatattattttatgtataTAATTATTATGCTGCCGTAACGTTTGTGCATTGACGGTAGAAATGTCAAAATGGGCTGGCGGCCCATTAGGCGGGGCGGGCCAGCTAAATGGCCAACCCAGCCCAACCCACCTTGGGCCGCGGGTTAGGCGGGCCGATCCGTTtactttttttaagaaaaaatgctAATAAATTTAGTATATcattacatttaaaatatataaaagaaatatcttttatgaGAAGAAACACGTAAGTTCTGTTGAAATATCCAGAAcatcttaattattttttaaatttaaattaataaaaattattattattattataaaaattaaattatattttatgaaacaactgatttatgttttaaaaaattaatgtgCAATCATAATTTGCAAAAAATTACTTGTAAGATATATCATATTGatttagttattattattattttatttttattatagaaaaataAATCGTGTGTAAAGATGCACAGATACACatgaaattaataaattaagcaATATGTTGATtataaacatatttaaataacttaattcttaaaaaaaatctagaatatAGTACCGATGCATGTGTATATAAAGGGTACATGACTGGTACTTAACTAGCATATAAATAATTTCTAGACTGATTTAAATTGatattaaaacataaaaaaaactaGCATATAAATAGCggaattttaatattaaaacttaaaaatataaaattctatcCTAATTTGGCGGCCAAGCCCGACCCGTTTTGGCCCGCAACCCAAACAGGGCTCAGCCCATTTGGCCCGCCTCCAAACGGACTGCTTTTTTATCAATCCACCCGTTCAATTTTTATAGCGGGGCAGGCCGGCCCGGCGGGTCctgacccaatttgacaagTCTAATTGACGGATAGTAtttattatca is part of the Primulina tabacum isolate GXHZ01 chromosome 18, ASM2559414v2, whole genome shotgun sequence genome and encodes:
- the LOC142533826 gene encoding cysteine protease XCP2-like — translated: MALSLISKLLFLAIFIFLSTLITASGNDFSIVGYSPDDLSCIDKLINLFESWMDKHGKKYKSIEDKLHRFEIFKDNLKHIDERNKATSNYWLGLNEFADMSPDEFKKGYLGFKVDSMFHKKNDSPQEFMYKDFNTLPKSVDWRKKGAVTRIKNQGSCGSCWAFSTVAAVEGINQIVTGNLTELSEQELIDCDTTHNNGCNGGLMDYAFQFIVSNGGLHHEEEYPYLMEEGTCEENRDESELVTISGYQDVPANDGQSLLKALANQPVSVAIEASGRDFQFYSGGVFDGHCGNELDHGVAAVGYGSSKGLDYIIVKNSWGPKWGEKGFIRMKRNNGKAEGICGINKMASFPTKTI